CCGTGGTCGATGGCGTTGTCGAAGTCGAGCGCGAGGATTTTGCCGCTCTTGTCGCAGGCGAGCTTCGCGTTCGTATAGCTCGTGGCGCGCTTTCCGGTGAAGCGCTGCGTCTCCTCGTAGGTCTGCGTCCACGTTATCGGGCGCTTCACAACCATTTCGGCGGCGGCTATCATCGCGACCGCGTGATGATCCATCGATGCTCCGAAGCTAGCGCCCGACGGTATCTCTATGATACGGAAGGCCTTCGGCGAAACGCCTATGGCGCGCGGCACGTTGACCATGCCGGCCCAGAGCGTCTGCGACTTGTAGTTGACGGTCAGCATCCCGTCCTCGTCGTAGTACGCCTGGAGCGACCACGGCTCGAGCATGAGATGCGGCTGGCGGCTCGAGTAGAAGCTGCCCTCGACGACGTATACGCCGCTGTCCGGGTCGTTCGCCTTCTCGAATATCGCCTGCGTGTTCGCGCCCTTGAACACCGGCTGGCGCAGCAGGTCGTTCGGCGCCTCTCCGTCGATGCTCACAGCTCCGGGCTTGAAGGATTCGAGTATGTTCTTATAGAACGGAAGGACTTCGTACTCGACCTTGACGAGCTTCGCCGCGGCGCGCGCGTTCTCGTCCGTGTCCGCTACGACCAGCGCTATCGGCTCGCCTATGCGCCGCACCTTCGTGTCGCAGAGCACCGGCTCCTTGACGCGCTTGGCGAGGCTCATCTTGCTCGTCATCGGCGCGCCGAGGTTGTTCGTGCCCTGTATGTCCTTATAAGTCAGCACGGCGGCGACGCCCGCCGCTTTCTCCGCTTCAGACGTGTCTATTGAAAGTATATTCGCGTGGTGATGGTCGGCCCATTTCACACCCATATGCAGAGTTCCTGGCGGCATCTTGAGCGCGAGGTCGTCGCCGTAGTCGGCCGTGCCGAGGACCTTGTAAAGAGCGTCCGGCCTGGGGTAGCGCGTGTGGTATATCGAGCCGCCTTCGGCGACTGTAAATTCGAGATTTTTCTCGGAAATCTCTCCGCGCATGAGCGCGGCCGCCGCCATAACGGCGTCTACGAGCGGTTTGTAGCCGGTGCAGCGGCACAGGTTGTTGTGCTTCGTGAACCAGTCGCGTACCTCTTCGCGCGTCGGGCTGAGATTTTTGTCGAGAAGCCCCTTCGCCGACATGATGAATCCCGGCGTACAGAATCCGCACTGAACGCCGCCGTAGGCTATCCACGCCTGCTGCAGAGGATGGAGGTGGGAGGCCGTGCCTATGCCCTCGAGAGTCTCTATCCTCGTATGCTCCGGAATGTCCCTGAATTTTTTGATACATGCGCGGACAGGGTCTCCGTTGACCAGCACCGTACACGTCCCGCACTGGCCCGTCCCGCATCCGACCTTGACGCTCGTCAGCCCGATTCTGCGCAGAACGGACGCGAGCGTGTCCTTCTCGTACTCGGACATGACCACGCGCTCGGCTCCGTTGATTATGTAGATTCCTTTTTTGACAGACATTGACTCTCCTCCTTCGGCAAATTCCTGTTTCCACATCCCGGCGAAAGCGCGCGGCGGAGCAAAGCCCGCCTGTATGCTCGGGAATTTTCTGAAAACTTTTAATAAACTTAAACCATAATTAACTGATTAAAATTATATGTATAACTGGACGGCGGTCAAATTATCATTTTTTATCAGGTCTATAAAGTCCCCTTATACCCGTCGGCGTAAGCCGAGGCTTATGCCTGGGG
The window above is part of the Cloacibacillus sp. An23 genome. Proteins encoded here:
- a CDS encoding molybdopterin cofactor-binding domain-containing protein, producing the protein MSVKKGIYIINGAERVVMSEYEKDTLASVLRRIGLTSVKVGCGTGQCGTCTVLVNGDPVRACIKKFRDIPEHTRIETLEGIGTASHLHPLQQAWIAYGGVQCGFCTPGFIMSAKGLLDKNLSPTREEVRDWFTKHNNLCRCTGYKPLVDAVMAAAALMRGEISEKNLEFTVAEGGSIYHTRYPRPDALYKVLGTADYGDDLALKMPPGTLHMGVKWADHHHANILSIDTSEAEKAAGVAAVLTYKDIQGTNNLGAPMTSKMSLAKRVKEPVLCDTKVRRIGEPIALVVADTDENARAAAKLVKVEYEVLPFYKNILESFKPGAVSIDGEAPNDLLRQPVFKGANTQAIFEKANDPDSGVYVVEGSFYSSRQPHLMLEPWSLQAYYDEDGMLTVNYKSQTLWAGMVNVPRAIGVSPKAFRIIEIPSGASFGASMDHHAVAMIAAAEMVVKRPITWTQTYEETQRFTGKRATSYTNAKLACDKSGKILALDFDNAIDHGANANSAGNLEKKVVRFIGYPYNIPNIRGLSRGGLSNEPFGVAYRAYGSPQCYTSSEQLIDMMAEKLGIDPLEIRYLNCAKEGDLTNNSYPFKNYGIKTMINKLRPYYNESLEWAKQPAEAGWKRGVGVACGGYHVSTPADRSEIDIELLPDGSVVQYNCWEAMGQGASIGTLVHMHEALKPLGLPVEKIKLYQNDTKFCPPTGPASGSRSHYMAGNATILAANDLMNAMRKPDGTYRTYDEMVAEGIPTKYHGEFSTVGLYKAIDDFTGVGDPTPDNNLLAIIARVEVNEETGKTRVLAIHGIADVGVIGNFLAVEGQAYGSMMHSIGFALTEDYCDEVKKYGSPLGCGFPRCNDVPDDIEFEFQETPRKTGPHGSGGASECFQSCGHAAVLNAINNAVGVRVYEIPATPDKIKAALKAKAEGRSCAPERYDFGEDYNKILDEALERARTEQKHVETAEEIEEEIRSGGH